Proteins found in one Gopherus flavomarginatus isolate rGopFla2 chromosome 18, rGopFla2.mat.asm, whole genome shotgun sequence genomic segment:
- the CCDC106 gene encoding coiled-coil domain-containing protein 106 isoform X1 produces the protein MTERNNRRRTMKKDDEAYEISIPFEETPHLEPQIFYSLSPPQSNFEELPEPPPPALALMSSMKTQLHMALERNSWLQKRIEDLEEERDFLRCQLDKFISSTKVDTEDHCRSKPPPRRAEAAESRPGDATDNESLASSLSAASEQGGSTERKKQKQKGGVSRRRFGKPKARERQRVKDADGVLCRYKKILNTFQKLKSMSRAFEHHRVDRNTVALTTPIAELLIVAPEKLAEVGEFDPSKERLLEYSRRCFLALDDETLKKVQALKKSKLLLPITYRFKR, from the exons ATGACGGAGAGGAATAATCGGAGGCGGACGA TGAAGAAGGACGATGAGGCCTACGAGATCTCCATCCCCTTCGAGGAGACGCCCCACCTAGAGCCCCAGATCTTCTACAGCCTCAGCCCTCCCCAGAGCAACTTTGAAG agctgccggagccgcccccgCCCGCCCTGGCGCTGATGAGCAGCATGAAGACCCAGCTGCACATGGCCCTGGAGCGCAACTCCTGGCTGCAGAAGCGCATCGAGGACCTGGAGGAGGAACGGGACTTTCTGCGCTGTCAGCTCGACAAGTTCATCTCCTCCACCAAGGTGGACACCG AAGATCACTGCCGCAGCAAGCCGCCCCCGCGGCGGGCGGAGGCGGCCGAGAGCCGGCCCGGCGATGCCACAGACAACGAAAGCCTGGCGTCCTCGCTCAGCGCCGCCTCGGAGCAGGGCGGCTCCACAGAGCGcaagaagcagaagcagaagggGGGGGTGAGCCGGCGGCGCTTCGGCAAGCCCAAGGCCCGCGAACGCCAGCGAG TCAAGGACGCTGACGGGGTGCTATGCCGCTACAAGAAGATCCTCAACACCTTCCAGAAGCTGAAGAGCATGAGCCGGGCCTTCGAGCACCACCGGGTGGATCGCAACACAGTGGCGCTGACCACACCCATCGCCGAGCTGCTCATTGTGGCGCCCGAGAAGCTGGCCGAGGTGGGCGAGTTCGACCCGTCCAAGGAGCGGCTGCTGGAGTACTCGCGTCGCTGCTTCCTGGCGCTGGACGACGAGACCCTCAAGAAGGTGCAGGCCCTCAAGAAGAGCAagctgctgctgcccatcaccTACCGCTTCAAGCGGTGA
- the CCDC106 gene encoding coiled-coil domain-containing protein 106 isoform X2: protein MTERNNRRRTMKKDDEAYEISIPFEETPHLEPQIFYSLSPPQSNFEELPEPPPPALALMSSMKTQLHMALERNSWLQKRIEDLEEERDFLRCQLDKFISSTKVDTDHCRSKPPPRRAEAAESRPGDATDNESLASSLSAASEQGGSTERKKQKQKGGVSRRRFGKPKARERQRVKDADGVLCRYKKILNTFQKLKSMSRAFEHHRVDRNTVALTTPIAELLIVAPEKLAEVGEFDPSKERLLEYSRRCFLALDDETLKKVQALKKSKLLLPITYRFKR from the exons ATGACGGAGAGGAATAATCGGAGGCGGACGA TGAAGAAGGACGATGAGGCCTACGAGATCTCCATCCCCTTCGAGGAGACGCCCCACCTAGAGCCCCAGATCTTCTACAGCCTCAGCCCTCCCCAGAGCAACTTTGAAG agctgccggagccgcccccgCCCGCCCTGGCGCTGATGAGCAGCATGAAGACCCAGCTGCACATGGCCCTGGAGCGCAACTCCTGGCTGCAGAAGCGCATCGAGGACCTGGAGGAGGAACGGGACTTTCTGCGCTGTCAGCTCGACAAGTTCATCTCCTCCACCAAGGTGGACACCG ATCACTGCCGCAGCAAGCCGCCCCCGCGGCGGGCGGAGGCGGCCGAGAGCCGGCCCGGCGATGCCACAGACAACGAAAGCCTGGCGTCCTCGCTCAGCGCCGCCTCGGAGCAGGGCGGCTCCACAGAGCGcaagaagcagaagcagaagggGGGGGTGAGCCGGCGGCGCTTCGGCAAGCCCAAGGCCCGCGAACGCCAGCGAG TCAAGGACGCTGACGGGGTGCTATGCCGCTACAAGAAGATCCTCAACACCTTCCAGAAGCTGAAGAGCATGAGCCGGGCCTTCGAGCACCACCGGGTGGATCGCAACACAGTGGCGCTGACCACACCCATCGCCGAGCTGCTCATTGTGGCGCCCGAGAAGCTGGCCGAGGTGGGCGAGTTCGACCCGTCCAAGGAGCGGCTGCTGGAGTACTCGCGTCGCTGCTTCCTGGCGCTGGACGACGAGACCCTCAAGAAGGTGCAGGCCCTCAAGAAGAGCAagctgctgctgcccatcaccTACCGCTTCAAGCGGTGA